The following proteins come from a genomic window of Anopheles ziemanni chromosome 3, idAnoZiCoDA_A2_x.2, whole genome shotgun sequence:
- the LOC131288501 gene encoding cadherin EGF LAG seven-pass G-type receptor 1-like, with amino-acid sequence METLYTGHIHGFPPTANISYSALSTTWGSQGGLIALGVVLGSSVSLVGLAFAFITYSLFSDLKSLAGTTLLSLLATLFMSQLLFVIGVGGVQDPELCMSLSLALLFMKLASLCWLCCCCHHALVMFRCNNNLNASPEPSMGRTLLNYSIISWGFPLLMLGVAAAFKYKEQEIKISGAQLIAQIVQELNGDNHCWLMEGSAYIWGFLMPSIFLLFSGFYLACQGGGAIKIAAALQVDSRAKNKLVKKRGLQIGLFFKILVVLSSVACLGAIASLWNIVEFWSIYSIAQGIQGLVIALLVSCNCKVLKLYSVHRSNKSRRGAYRSLKDGDGGRYGVLSVTNPNYDDTVNFINLVDDGVSSLTKMTYKEGIFVDRQDNLVSTGVDSAFNGELSTSLPVNDIPKTPLPISV; translated from the exons ATGGAAACTCTATATACTGGACATATTCACGGGTTTCCACCTACTGCGAACATATCATACAGCGCGCTGAGTACTACATGGGGCTCTCAAGGAGGTCTTATTGCCTTAGGAGTGGTACTTGGTAGTTCTGTCAGTCTAGTTGGTCTTGCTTTTGCATTTATAACGTACAG tttgttttcagATTTAAAGTCGCTAGCTGGTACAACTTTATTGAGTCTATTGGCTACACTATTCATGAGTCAACTTCTTTTTGTTATCGGTGTCGGAGGTGTACAA GATCCTGAATTATGTATGTCCTTATCATTGGCATTGCTTTTCATGAAACTTGCATCACTGTGTTGGTTATGCTGTTGTTGTCATCATGCGCTCGTTATGTTCCGCTGCAATAATAATCTCAACGCAAGTCCTGAACCAAGTATGGGGAGGACACTATTGAACTACAG CATAATTTCCTGGGGATTTCCACTTCTAATGCTTGGTGTAGCGGCAGCTTTCAAGTATAAAGAacaggaaattaaaataagtgGTGCACAACTCATTGCACAGATCGTGCAGGAATTGAACGGAGATAATCATTGCTG GTTAATGGAAGGATCTGCATATATTTGGGGCTTTCTGATGCCCtcgatttttctccttttttctgGCTTTTATCTCGCATGTCAGGGAGGGGGAGCCATTAAAATCGCCGCAGCATTGCAAGTAGATTCGCGAGCGAAGAACAAGCTGGTGAAGAAACGTGGTTTACAAATTGGACTCTTCTTCAAG ATTCTTGTTGTTTTGTCATCTGTTGCCTGCCTCGGTGCTATAGCATCTCTGTGGAACATTGTTGAGTTCTGGTCAATTTATAGCATTGCACAAGGAATACAG GGCTTGGTTATAGCTTTGCTAGTGTCATGTAACTGCAAGGTCCTTAAGCTATATTCTGTTCACCGAAGCAACAAATCACGACGTGGAGCGTATCGTAGTCTCAAGGATGGGGATGGCGGCCGCTATGGGGTGCTTTCAGTGACAAATCCTAACTATGACGATACAGTGAATTTCATAAATCTTGTTGATGACGGTGTGTCCAGCCTAACTAAGATGACATACAAAGAGGGTATTTTTGTCGATCGACAGGACAATTTGGTATCGACAGGTGTCGACAGCGCCTTTAACGGAGAGCTTTCAACATCACTCCCTGTAAACGATATACCGAAAACTCCATTACCAATATCTGTGTAA
- the LOC131288884 gene encoding venom carboxylesterase-6, whose product MTIMKFVVLIVTLMLTETNGRTSDKLKVTLPHGGKVIGRYLHSFSGRGILAFLGIPYAKPPIGELRFKASVPYGAWVGERKAITDAPLCTQRDPYRRDEAISGVEDCLQLNIYIPERLNLSSSDKLVPITFPVMVFFHGGGWQCGSGTRSFYGPDFLLEHDVIYIAANFRLGPLGFLSTEQADCPGNNGLKDQSLVLRWIQDNVIAFGGDPNAVTIFGESAGGASGTYHMMSPLSQGLFHRVISQSGVNLNAWAQPAHPGVARERAIKLGEMLNCTQGKEGHFADMMSCLREVSAEEITKTLYDFYVWDTDPMIPFPPVVEPDLPGAFITKHPRNEDEPHAINLPWMTGITLDEGALKSSSLINVPTLRQSLNNHWNQALPVSLYYDHHDLNQQAKITKYINEYYFNNQQLIKATEKNLTNLYSDAWFLAGMDEYLRIRLRSLKAGPTYVYLFAHKGSASFTEIFEGGKETYYGVCHAEELQYLFPIGKDLFQTAIPTEEELDVRKIITKLWVNFARTGNPTPTDESIDQIAVQWPPTSGFPLQYLRIGSLDTSIEPLVALESGLLEERALFWRKLKAHNFKTSSEYDRLLHSRNEL is encoded by the exons ATGACGATCATGAAGTTTGTGGTCCTGATCGTCACTCTTATGTTAACAGAAACTAACGGACGAACCTCGGACAaacttaaagtaactttaccACACGGAGGTAAAGTTATTGGTAGATACCTGCATTCATTCAGCGGTCGGGGCATTCTCGCTTTCTTGGGAATACCATATGCTAAACCACCGATTGGCGAACTGCGTTTCAAG GCATCTGTTCCATATGGGGCATGGGTTGGTGAACGAAAGGCAATTACGGATGCCCCTTTGTGTACCCAGCGAGATCCGTACCGACGAGATGAAGCCATTTCCGGTGTCGAAGATTGCTTACAGCTAAACATTTATATCCCAGAACGTCTAAATTTGTCGTCATCTGATAAATTGGTACCAATTACGTTTCCAGTTATGGTATTCTTTCATGGCGGAGGATGGCAATGTGGCTCGGGAACACGGTCATTCTATGGTCCCGATTTCCTGCTAGAGCATGATGTTATCTACATTGCAGCAAACTTTCGGCTCGGGCCTCTGGGATTCCTCAGTACAGAGCAAGCGGATTGTCCAGGAAACAATGGACTCAAGGATCAAAGTTTGGTTTTGCGCTGGATTCAGGATAATGTAATTGCGTTCGGAGGTGACCCGAACGCTGTAACTATTTTTGGAGAGAGTGCCGGCGGTGCAAGTGGAACGTATCATATGATGTCTCCTCTATCTCAAGGACTCTTTCATCGGGTAATTTCACAATCAGGAGTTAATTTAAATGCTTGGGCACAGCCAGCGCATCCAGGAGTTGCTCGTGAGCGTGCCATCAAGTTAGGAGAGATGCTAAACTGTACACAAGGAAAAGAAGGACATTTTGCTGACATGATGAGTTGCTTAAGAGAAGTGTCTGCTgaggaaataacaaaaacattgtaTGACTTTTAT GTTTGGGATACAGATCCCATGATTCCCTTCCCTCCGGTCGTGGAGCCTGATTTGCCAGGGGCTTTCATCACTAAGCACCCGAGGAATGAGGATGAGCCACATGCTATCAATTTGCCTTGGATGACTGGCATTACATTGGATGAAGGTGCCCTAAAAAGTTCAT CGCTAATCAACGTGCCTACACTTCGCCAGAGTCTTAACAATCACTGGAACCAAGCTTTACCTGTATCTTTATACTATGACCACCACGACCTGAACCAACAGGCCAAAATTACTAAATACATTAATGAATACTACTTCAACAATCAACAACTTATAAaggcaacagaaaaaaatctaaCGAAC CTTTATTCAGATGCTTGGTTTTTGGCTGGCATGGATGAATATTTACGTATTCGGCTACGTTCCCTGAAAGCTGGGCCTACGTATGTGTACCTGTTTGCACATAAAGGATCTGCTAGTTTCACTGAAATTTTtgaaggtggaaaagaaacttATTATG GAGTCTGTCACGCGGAAGAACTTCAGTATTTGTTTCCGATCGGAAAGGATCTTTTCCAGACTGCTATTCCAACAGAAGAGGAATTAGATGTTAGGAAGATCATAACAAAGTTGTGGGTAAATTTTGCTCGAACTGGAAATCCAACTCCGACTGATGAATCGATTGATCAGATAGCCGTACAGTGGCCTCCAACCAGCGGATTTCCCCTACAATATTTACGCATCGGTAGTCTCGATACCTCTATTGAACCGCTTGTGGCTCTAGAGTCGGGTTTATTAGAAGAACGTGCTTTGTTCTGGCGTAAGCTAAAAGCGCACAACTTTAAGACATCTTCCGAATATGACCGTCTGCTTCATTCCCGAAATGAGTTGTGA